Within Serratia odorifera, the genomic segment ATAACGGCTTTCTCGCCGCCGGGCTGACCTGGAGTTGGTGGCTGTCGCAGCCGGTATGGCAGCTGTTTTTCCTGGGGTGTGTGCTGATCGCCGGGCTGTATGGTGGGCTGACCGCCAACCGCAAAATCCTGTGGGTGCAGGGCCTGCCGGCGTTGATTGCCATGCTGGCGGTGCTGGCCGCGCATTGAGCCGTCCACGGCTATAGGGAGTGACTAGGCCAGCTTTTGATGGATGACGTGCAGCGGCGGGTCGATATGCAAATCTACGCTTAGATCCTGGCGGAAATCATAAGGCGTTATGTTGAAACGCTTGCGGAACATATAAGTAAAGTGGGACTGCGAGCCAAAGCCAAAATCCAGTGCGATGTCAAAAATCGTGGCATCGCTACTGCGCAATTGGTAAACCGCGCCCGCCAGCCGGCGTTCGCGAATGTATTTGCCGAGCGAGATCCCTGTCGCTTCCTTGAATAACTTCTGCATGTGCCAGAGGGAGTAACCGGAATACTCGGCCAGCTCTTCCAGATGGATC encodes:
- a CDS encoding DUF1304 domain-containing protein, translating into MIADILLLAVAALHIYILLLEMFLWQHPVGMRAFGTTREFASATRTLAANQGLYNGFLAAGLTWSWWLSQPVWQLFFLGCVLIAGLYGGLTANRKILWVQGLPALIAMLAVLAAH
- a CDS encoding helix-turn-helix domain-containing protein; protein product: MIQQHHLSLVCALSKWVETHLGRVIHLEELAEYSGYSLWHMQKLFKEATGISLGKYIRERRLAGAVYQLRSSDATIFDIALDFGFGSQSHFTYMFRKRFNITPYDFRQDLSVDLHIDPPLHVIHQKLA